The Sinorhizobium arboris LMG 14919 genome includes a region encoding these proteins:
- a CDS encoding amidohydrolase family protein, translating into MIIDLSCYPTDLVDLAWRHDGPPFTGDKLLKMMDGPYYVNGKPRRIDKAFIQPPQGNTIYTHEIMDLEGKAAIRQYMGYTEKMVTDHPDRFLGCFVYNPRYGVQNGVDEIERYAKEFDFKMVQLQANMHAYRPDRALDWLRPAMRKCAELGLMVKVHTGDGPYSIPTEFYPIIREFPAVNFILAHFGVQTGGVYVFEPMQMALDTPSVYVESGWCLQSRIVEFAKVLPKHKILFGSDTPPNEPGMWINLLEVLCHEPPQGLNLDEDTLEDYLGNNVARMIGLEPTKAPANVEEAEAYLRQHGVSLAA; encoded by the coding sequence ATGATAATCGACCTAAGCTGCTACCCCACCGATCTGGTGGACCTGGCTTGGCGCCATGACGGACCGCCCTTCACCGGCGACAAGCTTTTGAAGATGATGGACGGGCCGTATTACGTGAACGGCAAGCCGCGCCGCATCGACAAGGCCTTCATCCAGCCCCCGCAGGGCAACACCATCTACACCCATGAGATCATGGACCTGGAAGGCAAGGCCGCCATCCGCCAGTACATGGGCTATACGGAAAAGATGGTGACCGACCATCCCGATCGTTTCCTCGGCTGCTTCGTCTACAATCCGCGCTACGGCGTGCAGAACGGCGTCGACGAAATCGAACGCTACGCCAAGGAATTCGATTTCAAGATGGTCCAGCTGCAGGCGAACATGCACGCCTACCGCCCGGACCGCGCGCTCGACTGGCTGCGACCGGCCATGAGGAAGTGCGCCGAACTCGGCCTGATGGTGAAGGTGCACACCGGCGACGGTCCGTACTCGATCCCGACCGAGTTCTATCCGATCATCCGCGAGTTCCCTGCAGTGAATTTCATCCTCGCGCATTTCGGCGTCCAGACCGGTGGCGTCTATGTGTTCGAGCCGATGCAGATGGCTCTCGACACGCCGAGCGTCTACGTCGAATCCGGCTGGTGCCTGCAGTCGCGCATCGTCGAGTTCGCCAAGGTCCTGCCCAAGCACAAGATTCTCTTCGGCTCCGACACCCCGCCGAACGAGCCGGGCATGTGGATCAACCTGCTCGAAGTCCTCTGCCACGAGCCGCCGCAGGGCCTGAACCTCGACGAGGATACGCTGGAGGATTATCTCGGCAACAACGTCGCCCGCATGATCGGCCTGGAGCCGACCAAGGCGCCGGCAAACGTCGAAGAGGCCGAGGCGTACCTG